A window from Salvia miltiorrhiza cultivar Shanhuang (shh) chromosome 2, IMPLAD_Smil_shh, whole genome shotgun sequence encodes these proteins:
- the LOC131011139 gene encoding calcium-dependent protein kinase 29 has product MGFCFSKLCRKSRDIPISSSSDTESPSLPYNQHFPFHDAAPPPPPPPPAPLPSTVGRILGKPYVDISRLYELDKELGRGQFGITYLCTDKASGMKYACKSIPTKKLITQKDVDDVKREIMILQHLTGQPNIVEFRGAYEDSKNLHLVMELCSGGELFDRITAKGSYSEKEAARIGRQIVNVVHVSHFMGVMHRDLKPENFLMVSRDDHSPLKATDFGLSVFIESGKVYRDLVGSAYYVAPEVLRRNYGKEIDVWSAGVILYILLSGFPPFWAETEKGIFEEILKGRLDLEMSPWPSISDGAKDLIRKMLTINPKMRISAAQALDHPWLKEDGDASDKPIDSAVLIRMKQFRAMNKLKKVALKVIAESMSEEDIKGLKQMFDNIDTDGSGTITYEELRTGLTKLGSKLNEAELQQLMEAADVDKNGTIDYVEFITATMHRHRLEKEENLYKAFKYFDKDDSGFITRDELRQAMTQYGMGDEATIDEVLDDVDTDKDGKINYDEFVAMMKKGTVDSPQQLKME; this is encoded by the exons ATGGGATTCTGTTTCTCAAAGTTATGCAGGAAATCGAGAGACATTCCGATATCATCATCCTCAGATACAGAGTCCCCGTCTCTCCCTTACAATCAGCACTTCCCCTTCCACGAcgcagcgccgccgccgccgccgccgccacccgcTCCACTCCCATCAACCGTGGGCCGCATTCTCGGAAAACCATACGTGGACATAAGCAGGCTGTACGAGCTGGACAAAGAGCTCGGCAGAGGGCAGTTCGGCATCACTTATCTGTGCACAGATAAGGCCAGCGGCATGAAATACGCCTGCAAATCCATCCCAACCAAAAAGCTGATAACCCAAAAGGACGTGGACGACGTGAAGAGGGAGATCATGATCCTGCAGCATCTGACCGGGCAGCCCAACATCGTGGAGTTCAGAGGCGCATATGAGGACAGCAAGAATCTGCATTTGGTGATGGAGCTCTGCTCCGGCGGCGAGCTCTTCGACCGGATCACCGCCAAGGGGAGTTATTCCGAGAAGGAGGCTGCCAGGATCGGGAGACAGATTGTGAATGTGGTTCACGTTTCTCACTTCATGGGCGTTATGCATCGTGATTTGAAGCCCGAGAATTTCTTGATGGTCAGCAGAGACGACCACTCGCCCTTGAAGGCTACCGATTTCGGCCTCTCTGTCTTCATCGAGTCAG GAAAAGTTTATAGAGATCTAGTGGGCAGTGCTTACTATGTGGCCCCTGAGGTATTGCGAAGAAATTATGGCAAGGAAATCGATGTGTGGAGTGCTGGTGTCATACTCTACATACTGCTCAGTGGATTTCCTCCTTTTTGGGCTG AGACAGAAAAAGGCATATTCGAAGAAATATTGAAGGGACGTTTAGATCTGGAAATGTCTCCGTGGCCTTCCATATCAGATGGTGCCAAGGATCTTATCAGGAAAATGCTAACCATAAATCCCAAGATGAGAATTTCTGCTGCCCAAGCACTTG ACCATCCATGGCTCAAGGAAGACGGCGACGCATCCGACAAACCCATCGACAGCGCTGTCCTAATCAGAATGAAGCAATTTAGAGCCATGAACAAGCTCAAGAAGGTCGCTCtcaag GTTATTGCAGAAAGCATGTCGGAAGAAGACATCAAGGGATTGAAACAAATGTTTGATAACATTGATACTGATGGAAGTGGAACTATCACATACGAAGAACTCAGAACTGGCTTGACCAAGCTAGGCTCCAAGCTGAACGAAGCAGAACTCCAACAACTCATGGAAGCt GCTGATGTTGACAAGAATGGGACGATAGACTATGTGGAGTTCATCACTGCAACCATGCATCGGCATAGACTGGAGAAAGAAGAGAATTTGTACAAGGCTTTTAAGTATTTTGACAAGGATGATAGCGG ATTTATTACAAGAGATGAGCTGAGACAAGCCATGACACAATACGGGATGGGGGATGAAGCTACGATCGACGAGGTTCTTGACGATGTCGATACAGACAAG GATGGGAAGATCAATTACGACGAATTTGTGGCGATGATGAAGAAAGGAACGGTGGATTCTCCTCAACAATTAAAGATGGAATAA
- the LOC131011140 gene encoding 8-hydroxygeraniol dehydrogenase-like, translating into MAKSVNAMGWAARDPSGVLSPFNFSRRAAADRDVQFKVLYCGVCHSDLHSIKNEWGNTQYPIIPGHEIVGVVTAVGPSVTKFKPGDKVGVGCLVNSCRKCDQCAAHLENYCPQLVLTYNSVLPDASVTYGGYSDVMAADEDFLIRWPDNFPMDKGAPLLCAGITTYSPLRYYGLDRPGLHVGVVGLGGLGHVAVKFAKAFGTKVTVISTSAGKKKEAIETLGADAFLISRDAAEMQAAAGTLDGIIDTVSAQHPLPPLLSLLKPHGKLVLVGAPEKPLELPAFPLLMGRKTVAGSMIGGLKETQEMIDFAAKHNILAEVEMIPMDYVNTAMERLAKADVKYRFVIDVGNTLKTE; encoded by the coding sequence ATGGCGAAATCAGTTAACGCCATGGGATGGGCCGCCAGAGACCCTTCCGGCGTCCTCTCCCCCTTCAACTTCTCccgccgcgccgccgccgaccgcgaCGTCCAGTTCAAGGTGCTCTACTGCGGCGTCTGCCACTCCGATCTCCACAGCATCAAGAACGAGTGGGGCAACACCCAATACCCAATCATCCCGGGCCATGAGATCGTCGGCGTCGTCACCGCCGTCGGCCCCAGCGTCACCAAATTCAAGCCCGGCGACAAGGTCGGCGTCGGCTGCCTCGTCAATTCCTGCCGGAAATGCGATCAATGCGCCGCCCATCTCGAGAATTACTGCCCGCAGCTGGTGCTCACCTACAACAGCGTTCTCCCCGACGCCTCCGTCACCTACGGCGGTTACTCCGACGTGATGGCGGCCGACGAGGACTTCCTCATCCGGTGGCCCGACAATTTCCCCATGGACAAGGGCGCCCCGCTATTGTGCGCCGGGATCACCACCTACAGCCCGTTGCGGTACTACGGGCTGGACAGGCCGGGCCTCCACGTGGGCGTCGTCGGGCTGGGCGGGCTCGGCCACGTGGCAGTCAAGTTCGCCAAGGCTTTCGGGACGAAGGTGACGGTGATCAGCACATCCGccgggaagaagaaggaggccaTCGAGACCCTCGGCGCCGACGCCTTCCTCATCAGCCGGGACGCGGCGGAGATGCAGGCGGCGGCGGGGACCTTGGACGGGATCATCGACACGGTGTCGGCGCAGCACCCGCTGCCGCCGCTGCTGAGCTTGTTGAAACCGCACGGGAagctggtgctggtgggggcgCCGGAGAAGCCGCTGGAGCTGCCGGCGTTCCCGCTACTCATGGGGCGGAAGACGGTGGCGGGGAGCATGATCGGCGGGCTGAAGGAGACGCAGGAGATGATCGATTTCGCAGCGAAGCATAATATATTGGCGGAGGTGGAGATGATTCCGATGGATTACGTGAACACAGCGATGGAGCGGCTGGCTAAAGCCGACGTCAAGTATCGCTTCGTGATTGATGTTGGGAATACGCTCAAAACCGAGTAG